The Gossypium hirsutum isolate 1008001.06 chromosome A13, Gossypium_hirsutum_v2.1, whole genome shotgun sequence nucleotide sequence TATAACTTAAGGAAACTGCGTCGTTTTCCATTGTTAGTAGTGGCACTTTGCTTAAAACGCCGCaatgttgttttaattttaatagaaacgATGCCGTTTTCTATATATTATTCGTGGCGTTTTTTCTAAAACGCCAAGAGGTTTAGTTACTTGATGGAGAAACGACTGCGTTTGGCGATATAGTTAGTGGCATTTGTTTATAAACGCCGCAAAGGGGTTAAATATGTTGACGTAAACGACGTCGTTTGTTTTCCACCATTTTCACCAAAACAAAACTAACATAAGGTCCCCGATTCTCCACCCCCCCAAAACAGACATCTCCCCCAAATCCCTAAAATTTCCCCTAATCCCTAACAGTTCCCCAACGTAGTCCAGAACGGCGCCGATTTCTTTGCTGCATCACAGCCTCCGTGCGTATCCGGTACCGCAACCATCGGTAAGTTCGTcaacttcctttttctttttcatgcgTGAACATTTTCTGGAGACTGGAATGCCGATTTAAATTCAAACTGCATGCTTCTTATCTGTGCATATCCGTACTTGTTGCTTGTGTTTTGGGGGATTTGGTTCAGCTTGCAGTCCCCATGTGCTAGTCTTTTGCTTTGACGTCAAACTGCATGCCTCCTTCTGTTATCTCTTTTAGGGTTCAACAACCAGTAGAACCCCTTCAGTGGATATTAGCaggaaaaaaatttaacttattaaagcaCTTAgccaaatttcaataatttagttACAACCGCCCCTTAGTTTAGATTGCTCGCTAATTACAATAGAATCTTCCAAACTGTTTACGTGACAACCTATTTTTGAAAGAACTAATTTTCTCTTAATAATCTCTTTGGAAGTATCAATTCATGCTTGAGAAATATGATCTCACTCTGTCACGTGGATCTCTCTAACAATCAATTCAATAGCACTTTTCCTTCATTgctaattatataatattaacgcAGACCAGTCACTTTTTCTATCAAGCAATGAGTTTCAAGGCATGATttgttttctgtgtttttgtCAATTTGTCAAGGCTAAATGAACTTGATATTTCTTTCAATCACTTGGAAGTTGAAGCAGAGATGATGTTACCAAGTTGTCAAAAACAATGATTTGTTGTCATTTTGATTTTTGATATGCTTGATGTGGGGTTATTTAATTGTTAACTTGTTAGCTTGTTCAGTACTGCTAATTTATTTATTCGTTATTACTTTTTCAATGTTAAAAGTTGACAGCACACATATATGCAGTAAAGGTttagtgttttaatattttctaagtctttgaatttttttaaaatcgtttGTGCATAGATGGCattcttttttttaacatatttggTTCTCATATTGATAAAGTTTTACAAACTGAAAAAATATTTGCTGCTAACTGATCATGGTTCATCTACTGTAGGCagaattaatatttggtgcaatTATTTTCATATCTGACCATTGACATCTGGTTTGCTGCCTGTGTTTTGGCCAAACTATTGTTTGGGCAGGTACAGgataattcatatacattttcccttatttatatgcattttcccaaattacttaaccaaattcatgttTCTGACTGCAGTCTGTCTTTGTTGGTGTGAGTGAAGTAGACAAAGTTGAGTGaaatattaaggtatgttttagttcataacttaaATCAGATCtagttttatcatgatgatttttgaaaaatgtttctTTTGCGGCACTGGTTTTGTATACATGCAATTGGTTTTGGTTGTTTTCCTTTAGCTTATGtttcattttacttattttacaaCTGCCATGTACTTTTCTGACTTATGTTTTCTTGTATTATCCATCAACGATTGTTATATATGTtgagcaaaatagaagcaattgtttaaattgtaccggaattacattaaaatattttattttaaaattattcgaaATTTCGGAACTATACGTTACATTCAATAACAAATTAGTCCACTTTCTTTTCACATTTCAGTTTCATTGATATCAAATATGCTTAATTgttgtatacatattattctaTATCGCAAGTAAATTATTTCGAAAATGAAGgttatttatttctaaataatataaacatttgGTTAAAAGCTtgtatagttttaaaataattatatgttttcgtccaaattttttgtttttcctttagtTGCTATTTTAATCACGGAAATTtagtttgttttgttttcttttatttaatttgaatcttggaaaaaaaatttcaaactttgaccgatttttaagtttaattttagataacttacaaaaattttgttaaaactaacataacatacataatttaattcaaagtTACTgactatttattttaaagttaaatttcacataacatacataaattaAAGTTACAATTTcttaacttatataatattaagataacttatataatattacatAACTTATATCATGTTAAGATAAAAAATcgaattacataacttatataatacatttgactgacataatacatttaacttacaacttacacaatacataataacttacaacttacataatacataataacttacaacttacacaatacataataacttacaacttacataatacataataacttacaacttacataatacatttaacttgcaacttacacaatacatttatgttatttatagtgtttattttctaatggtttaattcattgcagttaatgcgactattgttatgttgcatatgtttttcaatatataatattgtgttcctaactatgtgatatatttattaggaaaaactaaatgataaaaaggcggagtacgaagcaattgcttctagtgatagttcggttcatcttgaagatattgataatcggattattactgaagttttgggtcctgaaaggtatggtcgggttcgatttcaaggatcttttgttagcccaacccaatattttggatccagctcccaccaatacatggcttcggggagtcaggctcaagctgaagttcagaggttaaaagaccaaatggctcagatgcaagcgactacaattgaggttcaaaggaaatatgaagaactccagctacaacttaaagcagaggcggaagcgagggaagcagcgactgcagcgagggaagcggaggctgcagcaagagaagcagagcagagcaaaaagtacgacgaacttcagcagcagcttcagattatgatgaagatgtttaagtcGCAACTTCCACCTTCATAGTGtatgacataaatatttttatcattttaacatttaacatttaacattttttgcaaaaacaatatgaattcacttttatttattgatattaatattattttattcccttatgttaaaatattatataaatttattgctattggttgcttttgaaatgttgcttttgaaattttgctacaggagggcagaaaaaatgaaaaatttaattaaaaaaaatcccaaaaatagtggcgtttttgtataaaagcgccactaaagaacatgttcttttgcggcgtttgtaaaaatgccgctaaagaacatgttctttagcggcgattagaaaaaaaacgccgctaaagaacatgatctttagcggcgttttcccttaagcgccgctaaagaacatgttctttagcggcgtttttttctaagcgccgctaaagaacatgttctttagcggcgtttttttctaagcgccgctaaagaacatgatctttagcggcgtttttttctaagcgccgctaaagaacatggtctttaacggcgtttttgtttgtaaacgctgcaaacaTTTGCGACGTtttcattagcggcattttttccgGCGCTTTAAGAAGCGCCGCAAATATCTTTAGTagcgttaaaaagcgccgctaaaggcctaaaaaaacgctgctaaaaacctgttttggtgtagtgtaacctattatcatggaacatttacctaacctattatcaatttgtatcaatttgtaccataaattatggatatcaagtgcacattttgtctacaacaacatgatggctggccacttcatgtaaaatgggaggtttgtcatgcaaatcctcctattttgcactcctatttatttggtcacttcaatttagcctatagcattttcaaacattttcacataggtcctatttcataatttcactcacaaatgacaaaattaaagcatgaaattttgacaacattcacagaattcccgaaaattggggcgttacaattggCACACAAAAATGAAGGATGAGTAACCTCTAAACCTTCATtgattatgactaaattgattgtctattgaatttttgtttctaagcatgattttagaTTAAACTGATTAATATTGATGTAATCATGTTTAGATATCCTTAGAATACATGCATATTAGAACCTTATATTTAAAACACATCACATGTTTGCATATTCTAAGAGAAGAAAACAAaagcttaaatatttttatgattttaaagttattttctaaaattatttttgaaaataaagtttttaaattgagaaaaaaaaatcgtTTAAGCAAGTATATTTTAAACATGCTTTAAATATGTTATAAGACTTCTCTAAACGGTTCAAAGAGTTTCGAAATGATTTTCTAGTATTTTTGTCCATTATGAGGCCAACTTCAAGGAAATGTCCTTTTAAGATTTGATTTCCCTGTTAATGATCACTTGAACAAGTATGTGGTTTGAAAGGTGCTGAAAAAGTTCAAGTAGGtaaaaaaatgtgtttattatgtTTTGACCACCTTAAGttctaaatatttaaatattaagttttatttgattcatgtaaaTTACGTACAATTTAGTGTTTATTTGTGTTAAAAGTAGATTTGGCCTCTAAGTACATATAAGTTGTATATAAGCGCATGTGTGCGCAAACATGTTTGAAATATGTGTCTTATGTTTAATATGACATATGCTAAGCTTATGTGCCTTATTTGAACATTTTAGGAAACTTAGTACTTTTAGTTTAAGATGCTTTTTTGCTTATACAAAGAACTCCTTGATTCAAACATGTTtatgatgtttttgtttgtttatatatatatatatattataattcaCATGTTAGAATACTTTGTATATGTTTTAAGTTTTACCTGTATAGGACTTTGTATAGCTTTATACTGTTTGTTCAATGTGGTTTTTGTATctattttaatattgttacctaCTGTTTTTGTTTGTGGGTCAAATTGGGACACTCAACCAAACTCTTACAATCCTTGTGTGAAAAAAATTTGGCATTGTTTGCAatatcacattatcaactcaatcATGATAATTTTGACAAGATTAGTAATATCATATTATCAATTAATGAGAAAATTTCAATAAAGCATATAAACTGAAAGATATTATACGcctaaacacattaaaaaatttacaactttCAAATTACTATAATAATAATACCAGCTGAGCAAATACTCCTATGATAACATTAAATAATCATTACTATAATGTTAATAAATCTCACATTAGTTGCATTTAAATGAAAAAGGGGGAATCTTTGAAAATTGGGAACAAATTTCACAAATCCCATGTTTCATGTTTGGGAAATCTCAAAGAAAGatgctttctttttcaatttaagtTATGGCTAAACCCaataatttcatagctatttggtCAGTAATAAacagtcatatatatatttttaattaaaaaaggtaGCCCAAGAATAAATTTATAAAGGCTTTGGCTTGAGCTGTTTCCAAGTCATTAGACACCATAATGCCACTCAATTTTGGTTCCAAAATAGGGttcatttactttaattaaagcatatttttgaattaatcataaaaaaatggtttcgtattatatttgcattttataattaaattgtaacTAAAATTGATCGacttatttaaaagaaattattatttctttttttataaaaataaataaataaatttagggtCCACATTTGTCTCCAAttgcaataaaaaaatattgaagaccagaaatgaaaataaattaaaaaaattgtaataattgATTCCCAACAATTTGCACATGGCCTTTGCACTACCTTATCACCTAATTTATGGATCTTGTTTATTTGTCCCCTCAACCCTTTATAAATGTACATTATAATAATttcatacataaaattttaaaaatatatgcaaaatattacaaaatgaatGAAGAAAACACTCAAACAACCAAAACCATTAATATATTTAAagatattatttaaacaaaccattGAAAGTAAACATTATGAacttttctattatttgatttcttgtcccttgataaatatcaaaatatatccCTCGTAACTTTTATTAATATTTCTTCTTGATCATCAACACATTCAAACCCTTTATTTGATCTCGGTTCTCAATTTAATTGATTTGACATACAATTTTGATTTTGATCTGGCTTGATTTTAATTGGGATTGTTGTTTTTAAACCTACCTTAGCCTCTGTTCTTGCACTTCTCTACTGCTCTTGGTGCTGCAATGCCatggaaattaaaacaatagTTATTATTTATTCTAAAGTATATTTTGAAAGAATTAATTAAACTACACTCGAGTCaagaattaaaatatttgaattaaactTACCAAGTCCAATTGCCTCAGATCCTTTCATAATTCGTAAGCGTTTGCATGAATCAACGAACATCCTATAAattaattaacaagttttataaaaaaatttgacatgaaaatttatttaaaaatataaaattaaagttgtAAAAATAACTTACTCCCATGGAACATCACCAACAAGCATCCAATCTCCATCTCTGTCTTCGTAAGTAGGAACATACTCAGAACCATTCAAAAGGTCTATCAATTTGCTCTCGTTCATGAAATCTTTCATTCCATGTGACCCACAGTTACCTAAATCATTTAatcccaaaaaaaattatttgtttaaataatttaccTAAACCAATATTGAATTTTGGGGTTGATGTCAAATTACCAATAGTGAAGGAGCTGAACATTTTGCTTAAGGCATCAGAGAGTTGTTGGTAACTCTTGTATAGTTTCAAGTCCACTTTCCGTAGATAAGGTGCACCGTCCATGCTGACCTTAACAAACGCCGCAGCTGTGGTGGTAGTAGTGGCGGCTGCACTGTTTCCGGCCTTCTTGCTGCCACCTTCCTCCTCGGAACTGGCTTTTTGGACGGCCATTATGTTCTTCCGGAATGACCTGACTGGTGGCCATCCCACCACTTGTGCcctaaaaaaagataataaaaaaatacaattattgAAAATGTAAAAACAATCTTAGCCACTTCCCTGTTACAACCTTTGAATTATTGTTTGGTTGGTGGGAAAAGCACTAAAGATTCcacatgttttgtttttttccctctttttccCGACAAACAACCAAAGccatcaaatatcaaaattaaacatTTCTTTTTTTCCACTTTACAAGGCCAAGATCTAATGAagactcatcttcttcaagttcaAATTAATATCCAACAATATTCGGAAAAGAAAATCCTAAAATCAAGAAATTAATTCCACCAAAAGATATCAACTCATGCAATGAACTTTCTTTCTAATGTTACTCAAACAGCCAAGAAAATATATATGGTTCATAGCTTACTTGGCAGGTGGCTTTGCAGTGTCAGTTGAGCTCTTCTCCTTCATCTTATCGGAATCCTCGGCTACAGTCTCCTTTGATGAAAGGTTAAGCTTCAAATTAACGGTCTCCGAGAACCCTCGTTTTCCGTTGTTTTTGGTAGTTTCACCTTCGTTTCCATTGGCGCCGGGCAACCCTAAACGCAACTCCGTCTCTTCGAAGTTAATCGTGCTATACTTATCATCCTCCGTGCCCATAATGCTAGTCATTATGATGATTAAACACGAACTTTTACGTGCAAAACCCTACAACCATCCaactttagtccttttttttttttactcacaAAATatctctcttttctctctctcttgatAGTGTATTTGCTAGAGAAATTGCAAGTAGGAGGGGGGAATATATGATAATGTTGGGAAAGAAGGCTAAAAAATGGAATTGTGGTAACATAATATAGTGTATTGGAATGGCTATGCTATGGATGATGCCACTTGGAAGATGATGTCATGAATGATGTTATGTTTAGAATGATTTCCTTTTATGTTACAACACcaaataagataattaatttaatgattacCTTAACTcatattaattaattacaattaaaataaattttattttagttgatttaaattactaattaataaaatattatttaaatataattaataataatttgtttatataattatatatatttaactattGGGAAGATTCAAAGTTGGCTCCACCAAATGCATTAAAAAGAAAGGAATttagtttgatatttttttaattattcatgacaacattaattaattccattccctTCATTAAATCCTTGCCTAATTACTGCTAGAGCATGATTGATAATtgacaaaaatgaataaatatttattttatgaaaatataatggAAATTCCAAGGCTATCCATTAAAAGTCCTTTTATCCTTTACATACTTATCCACACACTCTCCACTTCCTGTGGTAACCATTAAAACCTCACATTTCATGTCCCATTTGGGTGCCACTTTTTAAGCACACAAAATAGCTAATACCAAAGCAAAACAATCAACATAATCCTTcccattaattaattaaatgctacactatttatgaaaattttaattaaaattacaccatttttacttttaaaatgtattttaagTAAAAAATCACTTCcgtctttttcaatttcaaaattgagtaaattatttttttttaaaagtaacaatttaatccttgtcaaTTTCTAAAGTGAGCAATTAAAGACAATTAATCACAGCGTTAATGTCTTTAGTCAATTGAACATAATTTAATTGGTATAGTAATAAATTTAGCTTTcgatatttacatattttgttattttgaccttaattctaaaaaaaaccaataaattcaacctcaacatttacacatttacacAAATATTGtgggataaatttgttaaattaaaactaatttaacaaaatgtttaaactttgagagctaaatttacaattataccaatcaaaatcatgtacaATAGATGAGAAACATTAACTTTGTGATTAATTGTCTTCAGTTGCTCACATTTGAAATTGACAGGGATtaaattgctttgattttttttagagtaatcaatttgttcaatttcaaaattgagaggTATTGGAGAGGTCTTTTaccgatattttattattttaaatgttttctatTTAACTCTACTTATAGAATTTTTAAActgtactaataatatataaaataaattttcttaattaaatttagggttaatatattatttagtatcTATATTTGGCTTCAATTTTCAATAGTATTAGAGtattttttttgtctcaatttagtacataaatttaatttcaatgtTTGATTTAATACCTTAACTAAACAACATCATATGGTCCAATAAGTATTTggtatatcaaatatcaaattgaatattgaaatcaaatttaaatatttatgtgaGATAAAGTAAaacttaaataccaaattaaacattgaagCCCGACTAATTCTTAGTTATAACAATATCTACAACAATGTAATATATTAATTTCCtttcaattatatatttaacAAAACTATAAAGATAACCATATATGTCATGATTAAATAGCATATGTTCAtattcttttttttagttttttatttaaaattttcaaatacaaaTTGCACATAAAATTaactcaaattaatcattttaggcATGGTTGATAATTTGTATTGATTTTCTTAACAATTTCTGAGGaccttctttatttttatttttattttaaaaaaaagtattattaACCAcacaaaaaaatacatttttaaatatcaaatggAATCATTTAAGCTCAAAAATTGActttttgttatttatattttatatattctagGGCTATTGTGTTTGTGGGAATGAAAAAAAGACAAGAGGACACAGGTGGAGCCCACAAAAAGCATAGCACCGCGTTTGGGGA carries:
- the LOC121212545 gene encoding auxin-responsive protein IAA16 encodes the protein MTSIMGTEDDKYSTINFEETELRLGLPGANGNEGETTKNNGKRGFSETVNLKLNLSSKETVAEDSDKMKEKSSTDTAKPPAKAQVVGWPPVRSFRKNIMAVQKASSEEEGGSKKAGNSAAATTTTTAAAFVKVSMDGAPYLRKVDLKLYKSYQQLSDALSKMFSSFTIGNCGSHGMKDFMNESKLIDLLNGSEYVPTYEDRDGDWMLVGDVPWEMFVDSCKRLRIMKGSEAIGLAPRAVEKCKNRG